One Paracidovorax avenae ATCC 19860 genomic region harbors:
- a CDS encoding IclR family transcriptional regulator, with translation MTTVVLDRVLRILDQLSRYDAGGLSLSDIARQSGIPHPTVHRLLRDLAQARLVTLLPDGRGYVLGRLAYEVGLAARARHDVAPLFAASLRRLAEATGYAAYLFVRSGIEAVCHDHTHAQRLDPPLSVTVGGRRPLGVGAAGLALLAAQDDIRVEASLAAHAGVLGRYGGLDVPSLRILIAQTRALGYARSGGCLNTNTAAVGHAVRDPGGCAFAAVSLSTTVARLTQREAARLASLLRAEIAQIEPRVRFAWSDEAALR, from the coding sequence ATGACCACCGTGGTGCTCGACCGCGTCCTGCGCATCCTCGACCAGCTCTCGCGCTACGACGCGGGAGGACTCTCGCTGTCGGACATCGCCCGCCAGTCGGGCATTCCCCATCCGACCGTGCACCGCCTGCTGCGCGATCTAGCGCAGGCGCGCCTCGTGACGCTGCTGCCCGACGGGCGCGGTTACGTGCTGGGCCGGCTGGCCTACGAGGTGGGGCTGGCAGCACGTGCGCGGCACGACGTGGCGCCGCTTTTCGCGGCCTCCCTGCGCCGCCTGGCGGAGGCCACGGGCTACGCCGCCTACCTGTTCGTGCGCAGCGGCATCGAGGCCGTCTGCCATGACCACACCCATGCGCAGCGGCTCGATCCGCCCCTGTCCGTCACCGTGGGCGGCCGGCGCCCGCTGGGCGTGGGCGCCGCGGGCCTGGCCCTGCTCGCCGCGCAGGACGATATCCGTGTGGAGGCGTCGCTCGCCGCCCATGCCGGAGTGCTCGGGCGCTACGGCGGGCTCGACGTGCCGTCGCTGCGCATCCTCATCGCGCAGACGCGCGCCCTGGGCTATGCCCGCAGCGGCGGCTGCCTGAACACCAACACCGCCGCCGTGGGCCATGCCGTGCGCGACCCGGGCGGCTGCGCCTTCGCGGCCGTGAGCCTGTCCACCACCGTCGCGCGCCTCACGCAGCGCGAGGCCGCCCGCCTCGCATCGCTGCTGCGCGCGGAGATCGCGCAGATCGAGCCGCGCGTGCGCTTCGCGTGGAGCGACGAGGCCGCGCTGCGGTGA
- a CDS encoding ABC transporter substrate-binding protein, which yields MRFSRTLLAAAFAASLTAALPLAAQAATFRFARSADVTTWDVHAHNVGPNNVLHSAVYETLVEYNSKTFKPEPQLATAWKQVSPTQLRVTLRQGVKFSDGSPLTAEDVKFSLERAKARTSNYAVYAQGIDRVQVVDAQTIDIFSDVPNPVLVNQLTELRILSKPWAEKNNATTPKDIKTSDEPYTHRNALGTGPFVLKSWSPDQRTVLAANPYWWGKGKFAGNVTDVVYTPIKSDATRTAALLSGEVDFVLDPSPQDIARVRQTPGFKVLEGPENRTLFLGLDQFREELPGSNVKGRNPLKDVRVRRALYQAIDIQAIQRVTLRGLAQPTGALIARQVNGWTQKADVRWPYDAAAAQKLLAEAGYPQGFEVDFACSAGRYTNDEQLCQAITAQWAKVGVRAKLRTQPFSTYFPMIQRNEASIYLLGWGVPTFDAFYSLQSLVRSPGAGGDGNFNLGRFSDPQQDALIERIKKETDPATRNGLIEQALLKDHELISHIPLYNQIIPWAATQKVELPHRADNRIDWRVLKVAN from the coding sequence ATGCGATTTTCCCGCACCCTCCTGGCGGCCGCGTTCGCGGCCTCGCTCACGGCAGCCCTGCCCCTGGCCGCGCAGGCCGCCACCTTCCGCTTCGCCCGGTCGGCCGACGTGACCACCTGGGACGTGCATGCGCACAACGTGGGCCCGAACAATGTGCTGCATTCGGCGGTGTACGAGACGCTGGTCGAATACAACAGCAAGACCTTCAAGCCCGAGCCGCAGCTGGCCACCGCCTGGAAGCAGGTGAGCCCGACGCAGCTGCGCGTCACGCTGCGCCAGGGCGTGAAGTTCAGCGACGGCTCGCCGCTCACGGCCGAGGACGTGAAGTTCTCGCTGGAGCGCGCGAAGGCCAGGACGTCGAACTATGCGGTCTATGCCCAGGGCATCGACCGCGTGCAGGTGGTGGACGCGCAGACCATCGACATCTTCTCGGACGTGCCCAACCCGGTGCTGGTGAACCAGCTCACCGAACTGCGCATCCTGAGCAAGCCCTGGGCCGAGAAGAACAACGCGACCACCCCCAAGGACATCAAGACCAGCGACGAGCCCTATACGCACCGCAACGCGCTGGGCACGGGTCCGTTCGTGCTCAAGTCGTGGTCGCCCGACCAGCGCACCGTGCTCGCGGCCAACCCCTACTGGTGGGGCAAGGGAAAATTCGCCGGCAACGTGACCGATGTGGTCTATACCCCGATCAAGTCCGATGCGACCCGTACCGCGGCGCTGCTGTCGGGCGAGGTGGACTTCGTGCTCGATCCCAGCCCGCAGGACATCGCCCGCGTGCGCCAGACGCCGGGCTTCAAGGTGCTGGAAGGCCCGGAGAACCGCACGCTGTTCCTGGGGCTGGACCAGTTCCGCGAGGAACTGCCCGGATCGAACGTGAAGGGCAGGAACCCGCTCAAGGACGTGCGCGTGCGCCGCGCGCTCTACCAGGCGATCGACATCCAGGCCATCCAGCGCGTGACGCTGCGCGGCCTCGCGCAGCCCACCGGCGCGCTGATCGCGCGGCAGGTGAACGGCTGGACGCAGAAGGCCGACGTGCGCTGGCCCTACGACGCCGCCGCCGCGCAGAAGCTGCTGGCCGAGGCGGGCTATCCGCAGGGCTTCGAGGTCGATTTCGCGTGCAGCGCGGGACGCTACACGAACGACGAGCAGCTCTGCCAGGCGATCACGGCGCAATGGGCCAAGGTGGGCGTGCGCGCCAAGCTGCGCACCCAGCCGTTTTCCACGTACTTCCCGATGATCCAGCGCAACGAGGCCAGCATCTACCTGCTGGGCTGGGGCGTGCCGACCTTCGATGCGTTCTATTCGCTGCAGTCGCTGGTCCGCTCGCCCGGCGCGGGCGGCGACGGCAACTTCAACCTGGGCCGCTTTTCCGATCCGCAGCAGGACGCGCTGATCGAGCGCATCAAGAAGGAGACGGACCCGGCCACGCGCAACGGCCTCATCGAGCAGGCGCTGCTGAAGGACCACGAGCTCATCTCGCACATCCCGCTCTACAACCAGATCATCCCCTGGGCCGCCACGCAGAAGGTGGAGCTGCCGCACCGTGCCGACAACCGCATCGACTGGCGCGTGCTGAAGGTGGCTAACTGA
- the alr gene encoding alanine racemase, with product MPRPIRATIHTAALQQNLARARAATPDARVWAVVKANAYGHGIERAFEGLRGADGFALLDLGEAERVRQLGWRGPILLLEGVFEPRDLELCSRLSLWHVVHCDEQIDWLSAHKTHAPHRVFLKMNSGMNRLGFPPARYRAAWARLNALPQVDEISFMTHFSDADGPRGIAHQIEAFCTATQDLPGERTVSNSAATLRHAGGDARVRGDWVRAGIVLYGSAADHPEHTAAHWGLAPTMTLSARIIGTQQLQAGDTVGYGSSFTADRPLAIGVVACGYADGYPRHAPTGTPVLVNGVRTRTVGRVSMDMITVDLSPLHEAGVEAGVGSEATLWGRASCGAVLCIDDVAQPAGTVGYELMCALAPRVPVVVD from the coding sequence ATGCCGCGCCCCATACGAGCCACGATCCACACTGCTGCACTGCAGCAAAACCTGGCACGCGCCCGTGCCGCCACGCCTGACGCCCGCGTGTGGGCCGTGGTCAAGGCCAATGCCTACGGCCACGGCATCGAGCGCGCGTTCGAAGGGCTGCGCGGGGCGGACGGCTTCGCGCTGCTGGACCTGGGCGAGGCCGAGCGGGTGCGCCAGCTGGGATGGCGGGGACCCATCCTGCTGCTGGAGGGGGTGTTCGAGCCGCGCGACCTGGAACTGTGCTCGCGCCTGTCGCTCTGGCACGTGGTGCATTGCGACGAGCAGATCGACTGGCTTTCCGCGCACAAGACGCATGCGCCGCACCGGGTCTTCCTCAAGATGAATTCGGGCATGAACCGCCTGGGCTTCCCGCCGGCGCGCTACCGGGCGGCCTGGGCACGCCTGAATGCGCTGCCGCAGGTGGACGAAATCTCGTTCATGACCCACTTCAGCGACGCCGACGGGCCGCGCGGCATCGCCCACCAGATCGAAGCCTTCTGCACCGCCACGCAGGACCTGCCGGGCGAGCGCACGGTCAGCAACAGCGCCGCCACCCTGCGGCATGCCGGTGGCGACGCGCGGGTGCGCGGCGACTGGGTGCGTGCGGGCATCGTGCTCTATGGCAGCGCCGCCGACCACCCCGAACACACGGCTGCGCACTGGGGCCTCGCGCCCACCATGACGCTGTCGGCGCGCATCATCGGCACCCAGCAGCTGCAGGCAGGGGATACGGTGGGCTACGGGTCGTCCTTCACGGCGGACCGGCCGCTCGCCATCGGCGTGGTGGCCTGCGGCTATGCCGACGGCTATCCGCGCCATGCCCCCACGGGCACGCCGGTGCTGGTGAACGGCGTGCGCACCCGCACCGTGGGCCGGGTGAGCATGGACATGATCACCGTGGATCTCTCTCCGCTGCACGAGGCCGGCGTGGAGGCGGGCGTGGGCAGCGAGGCCACGCTCTGGGGCCGGGCGTCCTGCGGGGCCGTGCTATGCATCGACGATGTGGCACAGCCGGCCGGCACCGTGGGCTACGAGCTGATGTGCGCCCTGGCGCCGCGGGTGCCGGTGGTGGTGGACTGA
- the fahA gene encoding fumarylacetoacetase, with translation MPQHTDATHAPSLRSWVESANAAGCDFPIQNLPFGRFRAQDGGARIGVAIGDRILDLQAAGLVAGDDMNALMAAGPQARRALRARLSQGLAAGSPQQAAWKGALLPQAGTGMLVPCRIGDYTDFYTSVHHATNVGRQFRPDNPLLPNYQWVPIGYHGRASSIGVSGAAVRRPRGQLKAPDAAAPVLAPSRRLDYELELGWFIGAGNAQGEPVGIGEAEDHLFGVALFNDWSARDIQGWEYQPLGPFLSKNFASTLSPWVVTLEALAPFRAPFTRPQEDPQPLPYLDSPAHRASGAFDITLEVLLQTERMRAQGLPPVRLSRTGTARAAYWTPAQLVAHHTVNGCNLQSGDLLGSGTLSGPGPQEAGSLLELAAAGRQPVRLPTGEERSFLEDGDTVTLRGWCEREGAVRIGLGEASGTVTG, from the coding sequence ATGCCACAGCACACCGACGCCACCCACGCCCCATCCCTGCGCAGCTGGGTCGAATCTGCCAACGCCGCGGGCTGCGACTTTCCCATCCAGAACCTGCCCTTCGGCCGCTTCCGCGCGCAGGACGGCGGCGCCCGCATCGGCGTGGCCATCGGCGACCGGATCCTGGACCTGCAGGCCGCGGGCCTCGTGGCCGGCGACGACATGAACGCGCTGATGGCCGCAGGGCCGCAGGCACGCCGGGCCCTGCGGGCGCGCCTTTCGCAGGGCCTCGCCGCCGGCAGCCCGCAGCAGGCCGCCTGGAAGGGCGCGCTGCTGCCCCAGGCGGGCACCGGGATGCTCGTGCCCTGCCGCATCGGCGACTACACCGACTTCTACACGAGCGTGCACCACGCCACCAACGTGGGCCGCCAGTTCCGTCCCGACAACCCGCTGCTGCCCAACTACCAGTGGGTGCCCATCGGCTACCACGGCCGCGCCTCCTCCATCGGCGTGAGCGGCGCAGCAGTGCGGCGCCCCCGCGGCCAGCTCAAGGCCCCCGATGCCGCGGCGCCCGTGCTCGCGCCCAGCCGGCGGCTGGACTACGAACTGGAACTGGGATGGTTCATCGGTGCGGGCAACGCACAGGGAGAGCCCGTCGGCATCGGCGAGGCCGAGGACCACCTGTTCGGCGTCGCGCTCTTCAACGACTGGAGCGCGCGCGACATCCAGGGCTGGGAGTACCAGCCTCTGGGCCCGTTCCTCTCGAAGAATTTCGCGAGCACGCTCTCGCCCTGGGTGGTGACGCTGGAGGCCCTGGCTCCGTTCCGCGCGCCCTTCACGCGGCCGCAGGAGGATCCACAGCCCCTGCCCTACCTGGACTCACCCGCCCACCGCGCCTCGGGTGCCTTCGACATCACGCTGGAAGTGCTGTTGCAGACGGAGCGCATGCGCGCGCAGGGCCTGCCGCCAGTGCGGCTGTCACGCACCGGCACCGCGCGCGCTGCCTACTGGACGCCCGCGCAGCTGGTGGCGCACCACACGGTGAACGGCTGCAACCTGCAGAGCGGCGACCTGCTCGGCTCGGGCACGCTGTCCGGCCCCGGGCCGCAGGAGGCCGGCTCGCTGCTGGAACTGGCCGCGGCCGGTCGCCAGCCCGTGCGCCTGCCCACGGGCGAGGAGCGCAGCTTCCTGGAGGACGGCGACACGGTCACGCTGCGCGGCTGGTGCGAGCGCGAGGGCGCGGTGCGCATCGGCCTGGGTGAGGCCAGCGGGACGGTCACCGGCTGA
- a CDS encoding Bug family tripartite tricarboxylate transporter substrate binding protein, protein MRSIPSDSPAMPRRAAMGAAAALLLGAACAPLAAQEAFPSRPIRFIVPYAAGGTTDLVARTVGARMAQTLGQPVVIDNRGGAGGNIGMDAVAKAAPDGYTVGMGAISTNALNPHIYKKMPFDPRKDFTPVGLLGQSTIVLEAGPALPVKNVAELIDYARKHPGLPFSTAGAGTSMHLAGVLFGQLSKTEWTHVPYKGSAPLITDLIAGQVPVAFDNLPASLPHIQAGKLRALAVAGSQRSPALPDVPTLAEAGLAGYAVEPWFGVYGPAGMPAPVVQRLDKALQEALADPAVKDRLQAAGFTPRGSSAAELGALTLREYDRLGQVARKAGMTVD, encoded by the coding sequence ATGCGTTCCATCCCGTCCGATTCCCCTGCCATGCCGCGCCGCGCGGCGATGGGTGCCGCCGCGGCCCTGCTGCTGGGCGCCGCCTGCGCCCCCCTGGCCGCGCAGGAGGCATTCCCCTCCCGCCCCATCCGCTTCATCGTGCCCTACGCGGCAGGCGGCACCACGGACCTCGTGGCACGCACGGTGGGCGCGCGCATGGCGCAGACGCTGGGCCAGCCCGTCGTCATCGACAACCGCGGCGGCGCGGGCGGCAACATCGGCATGGATGCGGTCGCCAAGGCCGCGCCCGACGGCTACACCGTGGGCATGGGTGCGATCTCGACCAACGCGCTGAACCCGCACATCTACAAGAAGATGCCCTTCGACCCGCGCAAGGACTTCACTCCCGTGGGCCTGCTGGGCCAATCGACCATCGTGCTGGAAGCCGGCCCCGCGCTGCCCGTGAAGAACGTGGCCGAACTGATCGACTACGCACGCAAGCACCCCGGCCTGCCGTTCTCCACCGCGGGCGCGGGCACGTCCATGCACCTGGCCGGCGTGCTGTTCGGGCAACTGAGCAAGACCGAATGGACGCACGTGCCCTACAAGGGCAGCGCCCCGCTCATCACCGACCTGATCGCAGGCCAGGTGCCCGTGGCGTTCGACAACCTGCCCGCATCGCTGCCGCACATCCAGGCCGGCAAGCTGCGGGCGCTGGCCGTGGCCGGATCGCAGCGCTCGCCGGCCCTGCCCGACGTGCCCACCCTGGCCGAGGCGGGCCTCGCCGGCTATGCGGTGGAGCCGTGGTTCGGGGTCTATGGCCCCGCCGGCATGCCGGCCCCGGTGGTGCAGCGCCTGGACAAGGCCCTGCAGGAAGCACTGGCCGACCCCGCCGTGAAAGACCGCCTGCAGGCCGCCGGCTTCACGCCCCGCGGCTCCTCCGCGGCCGAACTGGGAGCGCTGACGCTGCGCGAGTACGACCGCCTGGGCCAGGTGGCCCGCAAGGCCGGGATGACCGTGGACTGA
- a CDS encoding 2-dehydropantoate 2-reductase produces MQVAIYGAGAIGGWLGMALSRGGADVSFVARGPTLDALRTHGLRCIRPDGTCEAASVAAHDDPAALGAQNVVVLAVKAPALSDVAARIAPLLGPATTVLTAMNGVPWWFLEGCSGPAHGRELASVDPGGSLARAIPTERVVGGVVHASCSLDGPGIVRQHFGNRLILGEAGGGITPRLEALSALIARGGIEVEQSPRIQQDIWFKLWGNMTINPISALTGATTDRILEDDLVRGFVSAVMLEAKAIGDRLGLHIDQQPEDRHAVTRKLGAFKTSMLQDVEAGKPLEIDALVGAVHELGRATGVPTPHTDALLGLVRLFASNRLSIRNETRP; encoded by the coding sequence ATGCAGGTTGCGATCTATGGTGCCGGCGCCATCGGCGGCTGGCTGGGCATGGCGCTGTCGCGCGGCGGTGCCGACGTGTCTTTCGTGGCGCGGGGCCCCACACTGGATGCCCTGCGCACCCACGGCCTGCGCTGCATCCGGCCGGACGGCACCTGCGAGGCCGCGTCCGTCGCGGCGCATGACGATCCGGCCGCGCTCGGTGCGCAGAACGTGGTGGTCCTGGCCGTCAAGGCCCCCGCACTGTCCGATGTGGCCGCGCGCATCGCGCCGCTGCTGGGCCCCGCTACCACCGTGCTCACGGCCATGAACGGCGTTCCGTGGTGGTTCCTGGAAGGATGCTCCGGCCCGGCGCATGGGCGGGAGCTGGCTTCCGTGGACCCGGGCGGATCGCTGGCACGCGCCATTCCCACCGAACGGGTGGTCGGCGGCGTGGTGCATGCCAGTTGCTCGCTCGATGGGCCCGGCATCGTGCGGCAGCATTTCGGCAACCGGCTCATCCTGGGCGAGGCCGGCGGCGGCATCACCCCGCGCCTGGAGGCGCTCTCGGCGCTCATCGCCCGCGGCGGCATCGAGGTGGAACAGTCCCCGCGCATCCAGCAGGACATCTGGTTCAAGCTGTGGGGCAACATGACGATCAACCCCATCAGCGCCCTGACCGGCGCCACCACCGACCGCATCCTGGAAGACGACCTCGTGCGCGGCTTCGTCTCCGCCGTGATGCTGGAGGCCAAGGCCATCGGCGATCGCCTGGGCCTGCACATCGACCAGCAGCCCGAGGACCGGCACGCGGTGACGCGCAAGCTCGGCGCCTTCAAGACCTCCATGCTGCAGGACGTGGAGGCCGGCAAGCCGCTGGAGATCGACGCCCTGGTGGGCGCGGTACATGAACTGGGCCGTGCCACCGGCGTGCCCACGCCCCACACCGATGCGCTGCTGGGCCTCGTGCGCCTGTTCGCATCCAACCGCCTCTCCATCCGCAACGAAACCCGACCATGA
- the lplT gene encoding lysophospholipid transporter LplT yields MKRGFYTIMSAQFCSSLADNALFVAAVELLRTNGSPEWQRAALVPMFALFYVVLAPFVGAFADAMPKGKVMFVSNAIKVVGCLMMLFGSHPLIAYAVVGLGAAAYSPAKYGILTELLPASQLVKANGWIEGLTIASIILGVLLGGQLVGPNISGWLLSVDIPFVDTGVDTAAEAAIATLITVYLAAAWFNTRIPHTGVEMRPMPRNPLALLPDFWACNNRLWRDKLGQISLATTTLFWGAGGNLKFIVLAWAAAALAYNTTQASALTGVVAIGTAVGAVVASMRMRLDMATKVIPLGIAMGVLLILMVFIKSIWIAIPFLILLGGLGGYLVVPMNALLQHRGHNLMGAGRSIAVQNFNEQAAILGLGAFYSLSLKMGLSVFGAITAFGLVVAGVMWMIRRWHIHNCTRHHDEVEHLLHLARHDHHH; encoded by the coding sequence ATGAAGCGCGGTTTCTACACCATCATGTCGGCGCAGTTCTGCAGCTCGCTGGCCGACAACGCACTCTTCGTGGCGGCCGTCGAACTGCTGCGCACCAACGGCTCCCCGGAATGGCAGCGGGCCGCGCTGGTGCCCATGTTCGCCCTGTTCTACGTGGTGCTGGCCCCCTTCGTGGGCGCCTTCGCGGACGCGATGCCCAAGGGCAAGGTCATGTTCGTGAGCAACGCGATCAAGGTCGTCGGCTGCCTCATGATGCTGTTCGGCTCCCATCCGCTCATCGCCTATGCGGTGGTGGGCCTGGGTGCCGCGGCCTACTCCCCCGCCAAGTACGGCATCCTCACCGAGCTGCTGCCGGCCTCGCAGCTGGTCAAGGCCAATGGCTGGATCGAGGGCCTCACGATCGCCTCCATCATCCTGGGCGTGCTGCTGGGCGGCCAGCTGGTGGGCCCCAACATCTCCGGATGGCTGCTGTCGGTGGACATCCCGTTCGTGGACACCGGCGTGGACACCGCGGCCGAGGCGGCCATCGCCACGCTCATCACCGTCTATCTCGCCGCCGCCTGGTTCAACACCCGCATTCCGCACACCGGTGTCGAAATGCGCCCCATGCCGCGCAACCCGCTGGCGCTGCTCCCCGATTTCTGGGCCTGCAACAACCGCCTCTGGCGCGACAAGCTCGGGCAGATCTCCCTGGCCACCACCACCCTCTTCTGGGGCGCCGGCGGCAACCTGAAGTTCATCGTGCTGGCCTGGGCGGCCGCCGCGCTGGCCTACAACACCACCCAGGCGTCGGCGCTCACGGGCGTGGTGGCCATCGGCACCGCGGTGGGGGCCGTGGTGGCCTCCATGCGCATGCGGCTGGACATGGCCACCAAGGTCATCCCGCTGGGCATCGCCATGGGCGTGCTGCTGATCCTGATGGTGTTCATCAAGAGCATCTGGATCGCCATTCCCTTCCTGATCCTCCTTGGCGGCCTGGGCGGCTACCTGGTCGTGCCCATGAACGCGCTGCTGCAGCACCGCGGCCACAACCTCATGGGCGCCGGCCGGTCCATCGCCGTGCAGAACTTCAACGAACAGGCGGCCATCCTGGGGCTGGGCGCGTTCTACAGCCTCTCGCTCAAGATGGGGCTGTCGGTGTTCGGCGCGATCACGGCCTTCGGGCTCGTGGTGGCGGGCGTGATGTGGATGATCCGGCGCTGGCACATCCACAATTGCACCCGCCATCACGACGAGGTGGAGCACCTGCTGCACCTCGCGCGGCACGACCACCACCACTGA
- a CDS encoding glutathione S-transferase family protein, translated as MTPALTLYYTPGTCAQAVRIALHEAGAEHRLVRLDFPAGEQRSPEYLAVNPKGRVPALVTEEGTLTETPALLAYVAQRFPQARLAPTDAYGFARMQEFHSYLASTVHVAHAHRPRAIRWADEPEAIAAMQRKVPQNMTECFEMIEHHTLGDGPWVMGDQYTVADGYLFTVAGWLASDGVDIARFPKVHAHSQRVAARPAVQQALA; from the coding sequence ATGACCCCTGCCCTCACCCTCTACTACACCCCCGGCACCTGCGCGCAGGCGGTCCGCATCGCCTTGCATGAAGCCGGCGCGGAGCACCGCCTGGTGCGCCTCGATTTCCCGGCCGGCGAGCAGCGCAGCCCGGAATACCTCGCGGTCAACCCCAAGGGCCGCGTGCCCGCGCTGGTCACCGAAGAGGGCACGCTGACCGAGACACCCGCCCTGCTCGCCTATGTGGCGCAGCGCTTTCCGCAGGCGCGCCTCGCGCCCACCGATGCCTACGGCTTCGCGCGCATGCAGGAGTTCCACAGCTACCTGGCCTCCACCGTGCATGTCGCCCATGCGCACCGCCCCCGCGCGATCCGCTGGGCCGACGAGCCCGAGGCCATCGCCGCGATGCAGCGCAAGGTGCCGCAGAACATGACCGAGTGCTTCGAGATGATCGAGCACCACACCCTCGGCGACGGTCCCTGGGTGATGGGCGACCAGTACACGGTGGCCGACGGCTACCTGTTCACCGTCGCCGGCTGGCTGGCCAGCGACGGCGTGGACATCGCGCGCTTTCCCAAGGTCCACGCTCACTCTCAGCGCGTGGCGGCGCGCCCGGCGGTGCAGCAGGCATTGGCCTGA
- the radA gene encoding DNA repair protein RadA, translating to MAKDKTVFTCTECGGTSPRWLGKCPACGAWNTLVESVAESGPGKNRYSTPQHAGLAQSQAVTPLSAIEAADVARTASGIEELDRVLGGGVVEGGVVLIGGDPGIGKSTLLLQALDALQRLGLPTLYVTGEESGAQVALRSRRLGLDHSQVNVLAEIQLEKILATVEATQPAVAVIDSIQTVYSDQLTSAPGSVAQVRECAAHLTRAAKTTGVSIILVGHVTKEGALAGPRVLEHMVDTVLYFEGDTHSQFRLVRAIKNRFGAVNEIGVFAMTEKGLKGVTNPSAIFLSQHSEPVPGSCVLVTLEGTRPMLVEIQALVDEGGPSPRRLSVGLDRDRLAMLLAVLHRHAGVACMDQDVFVNAVGGVRISEPAADLAVMLAITSSLRGKALPKGFLAFGEVGLAGEVRPAPRGQERLKEAAKLGFTVAVVPKANAPRKPIEGLTIHAVERVEEAMEVVRGLT from the coding sequence ATGGCCAAAGACAAGACCGTTTTCACCTGTACCGAATGCGGGGGCACCAGCCCGCGCTGGCTCGGCAAGTGCCCCGCCTGCGGGGCCTGGAACACGCTGGTGGAATCCGTCGCCGAGTCCGGACCGGGCAAGAACCGCTACAGCACGCCGCAGCATGCGGGCCTGGCGCAGTCGCAGGCGGTGACGCCCCTGTCGGCCATCGAGGCCGCCGATGTGGCGCGCACCGCCAGCGGCATCGAGGAGCTCGACCGGGTGCTGGGCGGCGGGGTGGTCGAGGGCGGCGTGGTCCTCATCGGGGGGGATCCGGGCATCGGCAAGTCCACCCTGCTGCTGCAGGCGCTGGACGCGCTGCAGCGCCTGGGCCTGCCCACGCTCTACGTGACGGGCGAGGAAAGCGGCGCGCAGGTGGCACTGCGCTCGCGCCGGCTGGGGCTGGACCACAGCCAGGTGAACGTGCTGGCGGAAATCCAGCTGGAGAAGATCCTCGCCACCGTCGAGGCGACGCAGCCCGCCGTGGCCGTGATCGACTCGATCCAGACGGTCTATTCCGACCAACTCACCAGTGCACCGGGGTCGGTGGCCCAGGTGCGCGAGTGCGCGGCGCACCTCACGCGGGCGGCCAAGACCACGGGCGTGTCCATCATCCTCGTGGGCCACGTGACCAAGGAAGGGGCGCTGGCCGGTCCGCGCGTGCTGGAGCACATGGTGGACACGGTGCTGTACTTCGAGGGCGACACCCACAGCCAGTTCCGGCTGGTGCGCGCCATCAAGAACCGCTTCGGCGCGGTGAACGAAATCGGCGTGTTCGCCATGACCGAAAAGGGGCTGAAGGGCGTGACCAACCCCAGCGCCATCTTCCTGAGCCAGCACAGCGAGCCGGTGCCCGGCAGCTGCGTGCTGGTCACGCTGGAGGGCACGCGGCCCATGCTGGTGGAGATCCAGGCCCTGGTGGACGAGGGCGGGCCCAGCCCGCGGCGCCTGTCGGTGGGCCTGGACCGCGACCGCCTCGCCATGCTGCTGGCCGTGCTGCACCGCCATGCGGGCGTGGCCTGCATGGACCAGGACGTGTTCGTGAATGCCGTGGGCGGCGTGCGCATCAGCGAGCCGGCGGCCGACCTGGCGGTGATGCTGGCCATCACCAGCAGCCTGCGCGGGAAGGCCCTGCCCAAGGGCTTCCTCGCGTTCGGCGAAGTGGGGCTGGCGGGCGAGGTGCGGCCTGCGCCGCGCGGCCAGGAACGGCTGAAGGAGGCCGCCAAGCTGGGCTTCACCGTGGCCGTGGTGCCCAAGGCCAACGCGCCCAGGAAGCCCATCGAGGGCCTGACCATCCATGCAGTGGAACGGGTGGAGGAGGCCATGGAAGTCGTCAGAGGCCTGACTTGA